In Manis javanica isolate MJ-LG chromosome X, MJ_LKY, whole genome shotgun sequence, the DNA window TCAATTATTGGGGTGATGGGGGTGATGACATTGGTAGGGAAGTTAATTTAGATGGGGTGGCTAGGCAATGTCTATCAGATGTCAAATTTAAGCAGAATACAGAGGAGCCAAGGAGCCAACTACACCATTTTAAGGGACAGCAGCCTAAGCAAAGGAAATGGCATATGCAACATTCTGAGTCAGAAAAGAATTTACagattaaagaaactgaaatagGATCCTGTATGTGGGCAGAGAATATAGAGAGAATAACTGTATAGGATGAAGGTGGGACCAAACTCTTAACACTTTAACACGTCCATTCCCTCTTAGCTTGCCTTCTACTCCTATTAGTCACCCCCTTGGTTTCCCTTCCTATTACTTGTTGTCAGAAGGATTTTAGTGAGAGAAACATGGCAATTAAgtaaagagagaaggaaatatgGTTCTTTCACAAAGAATTAGGTGGCTCCagtctggttttattttttgggcTGCCATTATAAGCCAGATGTTggacagcaggattcaaagtttCAAAGTTTCCAAAAGCTGAAATGTTTTGGTATCCAGCTTGTATTTTGCTTGCCAAAGGTGATAGTAAACTGAGGCCCTGTCAAAACTGAGAAGCCTCAGAAGCTTAGCCTTGAGCTTCTGCCTTCAGCTGTCAGATTATTGTATAGTTATTTAGATACTTCCTtagtcaacatttatttattatattatagcAGGAAAGGACCCAATGACAgccaataataatgatgataactactaaaataataattaatatgtattGAATATCTCATGTGCCAAgggttttacatgcattatcccTTCTAATCCTCATAGCAGCCCAATGAGGTAAGTAGATACTAGCATTCCCATTTTGCACATGAAGGATTTAAAGATCAGGGAGACTAAAGTACTTGTCGAAGTTCAGAGCCAGGGCTCACAAGCAGGGCTCACAGTACTACTCAGAGTACTGCCTGAGTAGTAAGGCCACTTTTTAAAGCAGGATTAAATACTGTAATTCTTCCAGAGATGGAAAACACAAACAGGCCCCTGGAAATTCTGTGCATGCAGTGACCCTAAATTTGAAATAGTTACTTGAATTTCTTACTTTTATCCAGATCCCTGGTTTCATATACACCAAAGTGAACTGTGGCCTGCGCAAAAGTATCTACCCTTTCTCTAGTCATTGCCTTTATACCCTAATTCAGGTTTTTCTCACGGGATTTCTTATTTGCATTCTGGTTTAAGAATTAAGTCCTTAAACTTACGCAAACCACCATTTTGAGCTTCAGTTATCCTTGGAGAGCAAGGCATGTAATCAGCCTCCTTAAGTACTTTGAATTAAGTGATACGCAGAGAACAGCTTGCCTTTAATAGATCTCCTTACCTGATCTCAGTGGGGCCCTGTTTCaggtattaaaaagaaaaaacccaattAGCTCTAATTGCTGCTCTCCATGGAAGTGTTGCCTTCTCATTGGCAGATGGCAGCTGGTGTTATGGAGGAGGCAATGACTCTTAAATTTTCCAGGTGGAGATagcctctcccttcttcttcaccacatttcttctttcccccaATGCATCCTACAACCCAAGtgtgtgttaatcaactgtttgttATCCAAGACCTATGACCTGAGATTTAGGAATATAGGTATTATAATTGATGACCTCCTCAACGTCAGTCTTATTCCCAGAAAGTCAGGTGACTCTATCTTCCTTTTGCTTGGTTTAGTTAAAAAAACATTCATGTATGGCTGGCACTGTGTATATGGCCCACAGGTTAAACTGGAGAGTTTTCAAGGTAAATCCACATGAACCTTATTTTTTTGTGCCCAGAACAGTGCTATATACATTGTAGGTATTTATGTTCAAGTTTATATttgtcatatttatatatgttacttGATGCTTAACAAATGTGTTAAAaatatgagtgaatgaatgaatgaatgagtaatttAGGCTGCCTTTCCAAGGGCTCAAGGCAATGCTGGTCTCTGACTTTAATAGGAATTGCTTAAGACTCTCCACTCCTCACCAAAAATTCTGCTGTGAAATTTGCCCCAAGACAAATCTCAGACTTTGAGAACTGGAAGTATCTTTAAGACATTATTataattgacccttgaacaatgcaggggttaaaGGCATAAAACTCCATGCTGTTGAAATCcatgtgtaacttttgactccccaaaagctTAATTACTCATAGTGTACTGTTGATTGGAAGCCTGACTGATaacaaacagttgattaacacacattttgtatatgtattatacaccATTTTCTTGTAGTAAaataagctaaagaaaagaaaatcatttttttaattgttgcaaatctccaaaagtttttccaatattttggaaatatatattgttcaagggtcagctgtatataGTTCAACCTCTACTTGAGGCAGGTCAACAACTACCCTGAAGGATAAATGGCAACAttatataataaaagaataattgacTAGAAGTCAGAGGCCTGACCTGTCCCTAACTAATTTTGTGACTTTAGTCATTTACTAATTATATTTATTACTATCTAtccacatagaaagatgtcacagaactatattctctatgctgtactttcacccccaagaccaatttatattatgattgagtttttgtgcctctttatccccttcacttatctCACACTACTAAGAATAAGCATTTTATAatatagataactgtcaaatcactgttgtatgCTTgataccaatataatattgtataccatacttcaataaaaatatcaaacataataatagtaattgtatttattataattgtttatttGAATACTATTTAGGCCCCATTCTAGGTTCTGGGAAAAGGTGGATGTGATAGTGGCATAGAGACAGAAATTAATAAGACATGTTCTTTGTCTTTAAAGAACTCATTAAGTGGGAAGACACATATGCAAAGAATTACTGTATAGTCTGATCAATACTAAAGTAGAATTTATGCAAAATGCTTTAGTAGCATAGGGAAAAAGAAGGCCTAACTTCAGAGGGGTGGTGAAGAATCAGGAAATGTTTCACAGAATTTGTGACATGACATTTTATATTCAAGTTGGGCTTTGAAGGATGAAAATAAGTTAACCCAGGAGAGGTGAAGCAGAAGTAGAAGTGGAAACAATGTGTGCAAAGTCATGGAGTCATAAAGAGTGTCAGACCTTTATTCTCTTCTTAACTGGGGATCCTTGTAACAGAGGTTGATTAAACATGAGAGACGTGGACAAATTCCATTACAGGAAGGTCACTCTGGTGACAGCGCAAAGTAGAGTCTAGGAAATCATTCTCATTTCATGCCCAGCCCCCTGCCAGCTGGTATGGTTGCACAGCCATGGTAGAAGAAGAACATAAGATAATACAGTTTGTACATTGCCCCTTTGGGTTTTCCATTCTAGACATGGGAACACATCAAGTTGTTGTTAGGAATTGTTATGCTTAATGGATGCTGAGTTTTCCTACCTTTGATGATAATAACAAATGTTAAATATCTATGCTATGCACATTTTTTTGGCATTTGGGGCACTGTAGGGGAAATACAGAAGTAGTATTGACAATGTCCTGCCCTTAGAGAGTTTATAACTTACCTGTGAGAGAAGAGAAGCCTCCCAAGTGTCTAGAAGAGCTTTCATACAGTTATATAAAAGTGGGCTGTTCAATAATTCTACTTTTTGTATAATTTACAATGATTTGTTAAACTTTGATGACATTTCAATAGGTAACTTATTTATATGATTCCTACCTCAAAAGATACGCAtccctttcattttgtttctctgcCAAGAAGCAATTGATACCGCTAAATTCATATGCATCTTTCTAGAATAGTCTGTGCATCCAGAATTAAGTATAAACATTCTTTTGTTTACCTTTTGTTACACAAATGGTGCCATACTATGCACACAGCAGTACACTTTGTTTTTTGTACTTACAATATATTGTTGGGATCTTTCCATATCTGTACATGCAGAGTTGACTCattcttttatattgtttttgtctgtttgtggatgtattgtattccattgtgtggatgtgcTTTAATTTACTGAACCAGTCAGGTTGATTTTTAACCTTTTGTTTTAATACATAATTTAATACATAAGTGAAATGAAAAGCTAAAACAAATTTCAATCCCATGACATTTTTATCTCCCTCATTTTTACCAAGACtttaagtggggaaaaaagacaaTCTAGGATTTAGATCGTATTACATTATGTTACTTCTTCTCTGTCTTCTCACCTCACATCTAACTTGTCTAACCCTAAGAAAAGTCATCAAAAGTAGTGTCTTTCATTGTCCACAACAACCATTTGGGTACCCCAAGATTCTGGGCTAAGCAAACTTTGGGTTCATATTCATATTCTGGTTTCATTACTGTCTAGCTAGATGGTTTTGAGCAAGTGAATTAATCTCTGGGACTCCattatgatatatataaaatggggataataaccaGTAGCTTCCTGACAGTGTTGCTGTGAGGATTTAGCACAATAATCCAGGCCAACACTTAGCATATTGCCTGGCACCTACACGATGTTCAACAAACAAAAGCTTAACACACTTCCTGTTTATTAGTGTGGAGAAACTTGatggaacaaaggaaaacccatcaattACACACTCACTGTCCTTGACACTGTAGAAAGATTTCCACCTCATTGGGGTTTTCAGAAAGTGCCAAGAGTCACAAGAAAAATCAAACTTTATTTGATAAGGTATATATTCCTTATTGCATCAGTTTTCTCAGAGCCACCTTTACATCCTTGTTTCGTAGGGTGTAAATAATAGGATTGAGGGCAGGGGTAAGCACTGTATATAGAAGGGAAAGCAATTTTAATAAGGCTTCATACTGAGGCCCTGATGGAAAGCCATAGACAATGCCCAGTGTCCCATAATACAGACTAACCACTGTCAGATGAGAAgaacaggtggagaaggccttctGCTTCCCTGTAGTAGAAGGAATCCTCAGAATGGTGTAGATGATGTGAGTATATGATGCCAGAGTTAGCAGGAAAGGGCCGAGGGCAAATAAAGAAGTGCATATAAAACAGGTCATCTCAGCTACCTGAGTATCAGTGCAGGCCAGTTTCATCATGGGCTTCAAATCACAGAAGAAGTGGTCAATCTCATTGGCAGCACAGAATGTTAACTGAAAAATGAGGACCATCAGGAGGATGGGTGCCAGAAACCCAGCCATCCAAGAGGCACTAGCTAGCTGTAAGCAACCCCAGTCATCCATGATGCTGGAATAATGCAGTGGGTTGCAGATGGCTATGTAGCGATCATAAGACATTACAGCCAGGAAGAAACATTCTGTAGCCACCAGAGAAGCAAAAAGATAAAACTGGCAAGCACAGCCTGGGAAGGAAATAGGCACATGAGCTGATAGCAATGTCCTTAGCATCACAGGCTCAATGGTAGTGGTGTAGCCAATCTCTAGGAAGGAGAAGTGgccaagaaagaaatacataggGGTATGAAGGGAGTGATCAGCTGACACCACAGTTAGGATTACAATGTTGCCTATGAGAGTTACCACATAGATGACCAGAAATAGCccaaaaagaagaaactgaagaccATGGAGATCCCCAAAACCCAAAAGGATAAATTCTGAAATTTGagttatattttcttcttcagtgCTAGCCATAGCTTggatctaaaaagaaaataaaaatacgaAGAATGACCATTTGATCAAATGTtatctttagggaaaaaaaatcaaactgcttAGAGGCATGATACTTAACAAGCATAAATGGCTTCTTTCTGGATGTTCAGGATTCTTAATCTTAATTAATAAATTTGATCACAGTCCTCCAGTGGTCATATGGAAAGTTAATCCATGACTTCAATTATCCCACTGTATATAGAATATCTGAGTCCTTGAAACTGCAACTATGGACACATAAATATGCACAGGTTTCCTGACACTTACtttgaaaagaaaagggaaaacgtTCTATCCTTGAAGACCTTACTCTGGTTGTTTCTACCACACCTTGGTGTTTTTATCAGCAATGAATATTCTGAATCACCTATGTGCAAATTGTATAAAGTCTATGATCAAAACTGTTTCCTGTTTTAGAAATGCCTTACcaattaaataatattataaactGAATTTTGTCATGTTGAAGGATATCTAATCCCTAAAATTTATTTGATAGGAAGTTGTCTAAACATTGGTAAAGGAGGCATAATGGAGTGAGGGTGAACCAGTGAAGTCAGGGAAACGGTATGCATGGTATAGTAGAGACATACCTCAAATTCCAGCCCTGACACGTAATGGCTCTGTGCCTTTGAGCAAGTCCCATCACTTACTGGAcagtcagtttcttcatctgtataatAGCATATTATTTCTGTGTTAGAACAGCTGaaataaactgagaaaaacaTATGATGGAGGGGTaattggagagagaaaaagataaatgaagaagACAGGAATAGGAAAAATAGGAAAGGGTCAGATCATTCAGGTCCTTGTAGGCCATGCTATACAATGTAGACTTTAAATACTGTAGGAATTCACTGGAGGGCGTTAAGCAGCATTGTGATCAAATTTACAGTTGAAATAACTTTTGATTCTGTATAATAAATAAGTTAGAGGCAGAACTTCATGGTCAGAATGAGATAGTTAAGAGATTATTTCAGTGGGCCAAGTAAGAGATGATAGTAAACCTGAATAAAATGGTTGCAAACAAGATGGAGAGAAGACAGGTTCAAAACACATTTGGAAGTAGGAATGCCAGGACTTCCTATTAAATCAGATGTGAAGAGTGATGAAAAATGAACTATCAAAGATAACTCCTGTGTTTCTGGTTTGAGTAACTGGGTCCATTTTCTTAGATGGTGATAATGTGGAAGGAAAGTTAAAGGGAAACATAGGTTCAATTTGGACTTATTGAGTTTGAGATGTATGAGAATTCTCAGGGGAGAAGAGAAGCAGGCAGCTGGATTTGAGAGTATGCAGTCCAGAGGAGAGGGCTGGAATGGGATATAAATTTAAGAATCATCAGAATATAGACAATATTCAAAGCCATGAGAATGGATAAGATAACCTACAGAGAGACTATGATATAGAAGAATGCCCCACACTGAGCCTTAAAGCCTTATGTTTCTTAGGcctgagagagaaggaaaagtaaGAAAAGGAAGATTGAAAAGGAGAAGTCAGTGAGGCAGGATGAAAaccaggaggaaatagaataacAAAGCTGTGTTTCAAGAGAATTGTTGATTTTGTTAAAAGCTGTTGTGAGGTTAAAAGAAGACACAGAATACTCTCTTATATTTGTTTACATAGATAGTAGATAATAGATTCAGTGGAGTGGTGGAGAAtgaagaggcacagagaaattgaGTGGTAACCGTAGAAAGATGAGCATTGATCCTACGTTTTGTATGCTTAATGAGAAAGATCCAGCACAGAGAGGATGTTGATGATGCATACGTAAATGAGGAGCTAATTTAGGGAGTTAATTCTTTTAGAAAGTGAGAGGGGATGGGATGAGAGCACAAGTGGACAGGTTAACCTTTGGTAAGGGCAGGAACATGTCATCTTTTTAACAAAAGGAAGGCTAGAGAAAATAGATGCAGTTGTGGTTAAGTTTCTACATTTAATCCTAGAAAGATGATGGAGTTTGCTTCTAATTGCTGCTGTTTTCTCAGTGACGTAGTAGAAGAGGTCATCATGTGAAATTGAGGGTAGAGGAGGATATATGGGggttttgagagaaaaaaactataaaatactcaTATCTGGAAATGAGAAGTCTAGCCTACTAGAACAAACACTGTGATTTCCAGTACTGCGTGGCGATTTGATCTTTGAGGTCATGAATTTAAGAAGGCGAAACCAGACTGCTGTCTTGCATGTCTGGCAATGTTTGGCTGCCAGAGTGGAGCAGACAAATGGTTTCAATCAGGTTTGGAGTTTGCCAGATGAAAAcaatggaagaaaagagaagcaagAGAATTGGgtgatatttgaaaaaaaagtaatgaaaaattattataataaagtattaaGTTTCTCCCACTTCCTTCCACTAATTAAAGACAGAAAggactttaaaaatatcatttgaacaACCCTCTAATTTTGTAACTAATAAAGAAGATTGAGGCCGGTGAAATGTCTTAGGATCTCAGGTCTGGTCAGAAAGAGGGCAGGAACTGACACCCATGttacattttcttgctttttccattattaattatttccattattaATTTCCAAATTATCTTTGATAATTTTTGCTGTCTTTTCATCTCTTTAGTACTCTTCCCTTAATGTGTAATATGTAAGTACCTGAAGAAAGACTTACCTTCAATTTAGTGACTTACGTATTGGGAGCCTAATACCTTTAAAAGAACTTACAGATCCatcatcatttttaatattctaaacAATTTTGTGAGGTATTTGGGAGTAGATCTTTGATTTGTCTCATTTGattttttcagatgaaaaaacagCATGACGATTACTACACTACCacattgtacttgcatttcaatTATAACTCATTCTCCTGGAAATAAAGTTATTGTATGCATGTTGATGTAAATGTGAATTTACAAGATGCTAATTATGCTATGAGCCAGGAGTTTTTGTCAGGTAACTGGATAATAGGAGCCATATGGAGGTTC includes these proteins:
- the LOC108394879 gene encoding olfactory receptor 10A4-like, which gives rise to MASTEEENITQISEFILLGFGDLHGLQFLLFGLFLVIYVVTLIGNIVILTVVSADHSLHTPMYFFLGHFSFLEIGYTTTIEPVMLRTLLSAHVPISFPGCACQFYLFASLVATECFFLAVMSYDRYIAICNPLHYSSIMDDWGCLQLASASWMAGFLAPILLMVLIFQLTFCAANEIDHFFCDLKPMMKLACTDTQVAEMTCFICTSLFALGPFLLTLASYTHIIYTILRIPSTTGKQKAFSTCSSHLTVVSLYYGTLGIVYGFPSGPQYEALLKLLSLLYTVLTPALNPIIYTLRNKDVKVALRKLMQ